One segment of Methanolinea sp. DNA contains the following:
- a CDS encoding flippase-like domain-containing protein, translating to MGSDRAGKIIHFVQIGLAIAIILAIFSFISASEFLAIIASIDLRFFLLALACYFCNNLLMALRLKRLLAHQGRKIRFKFAFWAHMAGMALSDFTPLRSGYLYTAVVLDKRGVPLETGTATITSTYIYDLLFKISIALLGLWYLYATLISPGLFAVTVVFVTSIAVILAFYFLALYPPRMVRHFAEKWRLGSKLLAIGEEGRKIQQFVPFILCIALLGWLLRGLQWFFVGMSLHVVFRAPYDAFFLSPLLTLFSLVPLTPAGLGIQETAIITFFSLIGIPIALSATFALVVRGGEILVDACGIKGFFVRSQDESALKAHYQAFPGDIDEKAYNSNLLVQRYFQRRKTEMIEKSLDSRGGVLLDLGCGSGVQIAAVRREYKGEVIGIDLNRNALLYARGKNIPGASFILANVHHLPIREGSVNQVICSELIEHLPRPEAVIGEIRRVLVPGGEVVITTPNERSIWGLYELLWDVFGHGRNYGETHLRFFSVPELSSLFSDFTSRSSRTIFFLSPVFALTNSPAFLRAGLKIDEFFERWGWGVSIVFHARK from the coding sequence ATGGGAAGCGACCGCGCAGGAAAGATTATCCATTTTGTCCAGATTGGCCTTGCCATCGCGATCATTCTCGCGATCTTCTCGTTTATCTCTGCGTCTGAATTCCTCGCAATTATCGCCTCGATAGACCTCCGGTTCTTCCTCCTCGCGCTCGCCTGCTACTTCTGCAACAATCTCCTCATGGCCCTCAGGCTCAAGCGGCTCCTCGCGCACCAGGGGAGAAAAATCAGGTTTAAATTCGCGTTCTGGGCCCACATGGCAGGAATGGCCCTCTCTGATTTCACTCCCCTACGGAGTGGCTACCTCTATACTGCCGTGGTACTTGACAAGAGAGGAGTCCCCCTCGAGACAGGCACGGCAACGATCACGTCGACGTACATCTACGATCTCCTCTTCAAAATCTCGATCGCGCTCCTCGGACTATGGTACCTCTACGCGACCCTCATCTCCCCCGGACTGTTCGCGGTCACCGTGGTGTTTGTCACGTCCATCGCCGTGATCCTCGCCTTTTACTTCCTCGCGCTCTATCCCCCGCGAATGGTGCGCCATTTCGCCGAGAAGTGGCGGTTGGGTTCCAAATTGCTCGCGATAGGCGAGGAAGGCCGCAAAATCCAACAATTCGTTCCCTTCATCCTCTGCATCGCCCTGCTCGGCTGGCTCCTCCGCGGCCTGCAGTGGTTCTTCGTGGGCATGTCGCTCCACGTGGTATTCCGGGCCCCCTACGACGCATTCTTCCTCTCGCCGCTGCTCACACTCTTTTCCCTCGTCCCGCTCACTCCCGCAGGACTCGGCATCCAGGAAACAGCGATCATCACGTTCTTCTCTCTCATCGGGATACCGATTGCACTCTCGGCGACGTTCGCACTGGTGGTCCGGGGAGGCGAGATCCTCGTTGATGCGTGCGGGATTAAGGGATTTTTTGTCCGGTCACAGGATGAATCGGCATTGAAAGCCCATTACCAGGCATTCCCGGGCGATATTGACGAGAAGGCATACAATTCCAACCTCCTCGTCCAGCGTTATTTTCAACGCAGGAAGACCGAGATGATAGAAAAATCCCTCGATTCCCGTGGCGGGGTCCTCCTCGACCTCGGCTGTGGCAGCGGAGTCCAGATTGCCGCGGTGCGGAGAGAGTACAAGGGGGAGGTAATCGGAATCGACTTGAACAGGAATGCCTTGCTCTACGCGCGGGGGAAAAACATCCCGGGGGCATCCTTCATCCTCGCGAATGTCCACCATCTCCCAATCCGCGAGGGCTCCGTGAACCAGGTCATCTGCTCGGAGCTAATCGAGCACCTCCCGAGACCTGAAGCAGTCATAGGAGAGATCCGCAGGGTCCTCGTCCCCGGTGGGGAAGTCGTGATCACGACACCGAACGAGCGCTCGATCTGGGGTCTTTACGAGCTCTTGTGGGACGTTTTCGGGCACGGGAGGAACTACGGGGAAACCCACCTCCGATTCTTCTCGGTCCCCGAGTTGTCTTCGCTCTTCTCGGATTTTACCTCTCGTTCCTCCCGCACGATCTTCTTCCTCTCCCCCGTCTTCGCACTCACGAATTCCCCTGCCTTCCTCCGCGCGGGACTGAAAATCGACGAGTTCTTCGAGAGATGGGGATGGGGTGTCTCGATCGTCTTCCACGCGAGGAAATGA
- a CDS encoding EF-Tu/IF-2/RF-3 family GTPase, producing MPNLTVAVIGPAGYAGHLGKKGTVSDITFYNQKRDQTTVTYVEPSRYPERISSLFYAVSMADMALLVVDEITPAFGECVLMLHAAGVREGVLVLRNYLSPDQVVPLVRDTVVGNYALQPDDHNLLRETFLEIAGARGAPGGEGKHGAVPVDHCFPVKGVGTVVLGTVARGTVRVHDELRVLPANRAAHVRSIQKHDDDVPSASAGDRVGLALKGIEADGIDRGDVLSNDPSLVVSGIHHGRAELVRYWPAPLREQMVVHLGHWMQFVPARVAYVNNSGDWRRPEVTFRSERDLVYPPGSPVLIHYLEGGKLRVVGRIVPE from the coding sequence ATGCCGAACCTCACCGTCGCGGTCATCGGTCCTGCCGGGTACGCCGGTCACCTCGGGAAGAAGGGCACGGTATCCGACATCACCTTCTACAACCAGAAGCGCGACCAGACAACGGTCACCTACGTCGAGCCGAGCAGGTACCCGGAGAGGATCTCGTCGCTCTTCTACGCTGTCTCGATGGCGGACATGGCCCTGCTCGTCGTCGACGAGATCACCCCCGCGTTCGGGGAGTGCGTCCTCATGCTCCATGCCGCGGGCGTGCGCGAGGGGGTCCTCGTCCTGCGGAATTACCTCTCGCCGGACCAGGTCGTCCCCCTCGTCAGGGACACGGTGGTCGGGAACTACGCGCTCCAGCCCGACGACCACAACCTCCTCCGGGAGACCTTCCTCGAGATCGCGGGCGCGAGGGGGGCCCCCGGCGGGGAAGGGAAGCACGGGGCGGTCCCGGTCGACCACTGCTTCCCCGTGAAAGGGGTGGGAACCGTCGTGCTCGGCACCGTCGCGAGGGGTACTGTCAGGGTCCACGACGAGCTCCGGGTGCTCCCGGCAAACAGGGCCGCGCACGTCCGCTCCATCCAGAAGCACGACGACGACGTGCCTTCCGCGTCCGCGGGGGACAGGGTCGGACTCGCCCTCAAGGGCATCGAGGCGGACGGAATCGACCGCGGCGACGTCCTCTCGAACGATCCCTCCCTCGTGGTCTCGGGGATCCACCACGGGAGGGCAGAACTCGTCCGCTACTGGCCCGCCCCGCTGAGGGAGCAGATGGTCGTCCACCTCGGCCACTGGATGCAGTTCGTCCCCGCGAGGGTCGCGTACGTGAACAACAGCGGGGACTGGAGGAGACCCGAGGTGACGTTCCGGTCGGAAAGGGACCTCGTCTACCCCCCCGGGTCCCCGGTCCTCATCCACTACCTCGAGGGGGGCAAGCTCCGCGTGGTGGGGAGGATCGTCCCGGAGTGA
- a CDS encoding glycosyltransferase family 39 protein produces MAGATLRFYKLDFNSLWLDEAFTYNAAKGSLAEIWNTMEVGDFHPPLFHWIEHFMLALGNSEFILRLVPAIAGICTIPVFYLVGKELADERVGVIAAALLAFSPFHIYYSQEAYSYSLVLLVFSILLYSYLRVLRTGERRFYIAVGILSALAFWIHFYTAIPVSFVYIHAVLHAYWTRGSLSLESLKDVFYSGLTFVVLISPLIPVVIQRYFTLTARPPTYGVLGLPLISETFTRFSSFSPILAILFVVTFAAGALFLYRENKSTFVLWVILISLPLLLSVVLSSKMTMNPRYLIFLLAVFYPGMACAYQWTRRFSTKKWVVFSFIVLFALCYTPTLVSYYSGYTKENWRDLAKIMEQKTYPGDIIVLVPSYLELPFKYYYKNETDETVLLGASSVRELERITYLRGNRTVYYIMTGDVWAANPEGDVVRWLEKNATYKGTLTQIHVFSSP; encoded by the coding sequence TTGGCCGGTGCAACACTCCGCTTCTATAAACTCGATTTCAATTCCCTGTGGCTCGACGAGGCCTTCACCTACAACGCTGCGAAGGGTTCGCTCGCGGAGATATGGAACACGATGGAGGTGGGGGATTTCCACCCGCCCCTCTTCCACTGGATCGAGCACTTCATGCTCGCACTCGGGAACTCCGAGTTCATCCTCCGACTCGTTCCCGCGATCGCGGGGATATGCACGATCCCGGTCTTCTACCTTGTGGGAAAGGAACTCGCGGACGAGAGGGTCGGCGTGATCGCGGCAGCACTGCTCGCATTCTCCCCCTTCCACATCTACTATTCACAGGAGGCATACTCCTACTCACTGGTGCTCCTCGTCTTTTCCATCCTCCTGTATTCCTACCTGCGCGTCCTCCGCACGGGTGAACGCCGGTTCTATATAGCGGTCGGGATACTCTCCGCCCTCGCGTTCTGGATCCATTTCTACACCGCGATTCCCGTCTCCTTCGTGTACATTCACGCCGTTCTCCACGCGTACTGGACGAGGGGATCCTTGAGCCTCGAATCACTGAAGGACGTGTTTTACTCGGGTCTTACCTTCGTCGTTCTCATCTCTCCCCTCATCCCTGTCGTCATCCAGCGCTATTTCACGCTGACCGCGAGGCCCCCGACGTACGGCGTGCTGGGACTCCCCCTGATAAGCGAGACGTTCACCAGGTTCTCGTCGTTTTCCCCCATTCTCGCCATCCTGTTCGTTGTCACCTTCGCGGCGGGGGCGTTATTCCTCTACCGCGAGAACAAGTCCACCTTCGTGCTCTGGGTGATCCTCATCTCCCTCCCCCTCCTCCTCTCCGTCGTGCTCTCTTCGAAGATGACGATGAACCCGCGGTACCTCATCTTCCTGCTCGCCGTGTTCTACCCCGGCATGGCATGCGCGTACCAGTGGACGAGAAGGTTTTCCACGAAAAAATGGGTCGTATTCTCCTTCATCGTGCTGTTTGCACTGTGCTATACTCCTACCCTGGTCTCGTACTACAGCGGGTACACGAAGGAGAACTGGCGTGACCTTGCCAAGATAATGGAGCAAAAGACTTATCCCGGCGACATCATCGTGCTCGTGCCGTCGTACCTCGAGCTGCCATTCAAATATTACTACAAGAATGAAACGGACGAGACCGTCCTCCTCGGCGCGAGCAGTGTGCGGGAACTGGAAAGGATAACCTATTTGCGGGGAAACAGAACGGTCTACTACATCATGACGGGAGATGTATGGGCAGCGAATCCGGAGGGCGATGTCGTGAGGTGGCTAGAGAAGAATGCAACCTACAAGGGGACACTCACCCAGATTCATGTCTTCTCTTCCCCCTGA
- a CDS encoding polyprenol monophosphomannose synthase, whose amino-acid sequence MTVLVPTYNERENVESIISAVNQVFARSGIRGHILVVDDNSSDGTIDIVKSLIPRYRNLSLLVRHENHGLSPSLYDGFSLSPSDYIQCIDCDFSHPPELIPEFYRCLKEENRDIVIGSRYIPGGGSVNWPLIRRILSYGAAVLGRFVIPVVHDSGSGFFAINRRVLEGASLAPRGFRMGFEILGKGNWNSVKEIPFIFRNRNQGKSKLKPRIILQFLIQIVGILHYNFILERSGNIVRAWKMHLSRSPAHREHGDLPGGIPPGEKK is encoded by the coding sequence TTGACGGTTCTCGTGCCGACATACAACGAGAGAGAGAACGTGGAATCGATTATTAGCGCGGTCAACCAAGTCTTCGCCCGGTCTGGCATCCGGGGCCATATCCTCGTCGTCGATGACAATTCGTCGGACGGGACGATCGACATCGTCAAGTCCCTCATCCCCCGCTACCGGAACTTAAGTCTCCTCGTGAGGCACGAGAACCACGGCCTCTCCCCGTCCCTCTACGATGGTTTCTCCCTCTCCCCGTCAGACTACATCCAGTGTATCGATTGCGACTTCTCGCACCCCCCCGAGCTCATCCCTGAGTTTTACCGGTGTCTCAAAGAAGAGAATAGGGATATCGTCATCGGAAGCCGCTATATCCCGGGCGGTGGATCGGTGAACTGGCCGCTCATCCGCAGGATCCTCTCATACGGTGCGGCAGTCCTCGGGCGGTTCGTCATCCCCGTTGTCCACGACTCGGGGAGCGGTTTTTTTGCCATCAACCGGAGGGTTCTGGAGGGTGCTTCCCTTGCCCCCCGGGGCTTCAGGATGGGATTCGAGATCCTCGGGAAAGGAAACTGGAATTCTGTCAAGGAGATCCCCTTCATCTTCCGGAACCGAAATCAGGGAAAGAGCAAGCTGAAGCCCCGGATCATCCTCCAATTCCTCATCCAGATAGTGGGCATCCTCCACTACAATTTCATCCTGGAGAGAAGCGGGAACATCGTCAGGGCGTGGAAGATGCACCTTTCTCGATCCCCCGCGCATCGTGAGCACGGGGATCTCCCGGGAGGGATTCCGCCGGGAGAGAAAAAGTAA
- a CDS encoding nucleoside 2-deoxyribosyltransferase: MYVLACPCISDPGLRARGITRESDLRAFERARERCREFGIEIVDLPCPETLFLGREREPGTFLERLNREEFLALLGRLAAEVREIVRTRGPPLCIVGVNSSPTCGVDTTYYGEDGTGPALREGRGVFLRMFSDIPAIDVTDFSRYRVYLAAPLFSAAERRYNAYIRDLLVSHYFSVFLPQEAGDDSGHRDVHGMREIFSRCCAEIERSDVLVAIIDGADADSGTAWEMGYACARGIPVVALRTDFRRAGPHEHVNLMLEVPSRVVRDERELLRVLRGPKMIQGEEKT, translated from the coding sequence ATGTATGTGCTGGCCTGCCCCTGCATCAGCGACCCGGGCCTGAGGGCGAGGGGAATCACGCGGGAATCCGACCTGCGGGCATTCGAGCGGGCGCGGGAGAGGTGCCGCGAGTTCGGGATAGAGATCGTCGACTTGCCCTGCCCTGAAACGCTCTTCCTCGGGAGGGAGAGGGAACCGGGGACTTTCCTCGAGAGGCTCAACAGGGAGGAATTCCTCGCCCTCCTCGGGAGGCTCGCGGCGGAAGTGAGGGAGATTGTGAGGACCCGCGGGCCCCCGCTCTGCATCGTCGGGGTCAACTCGTCGCCGACCTGCGGCGTGGACACGACGTACTACGGGGAGGACGGGACGGGTCCCGCCCTCCGGGAGGGGAGGGGCGTGTTCCTCCGGATGTTTTCCGACATCCCGGCGATCGACGTCACCGACTTCTCCCGGTACCGCGTGTACCTCGCCGCGCCGCTCTTCTCGGCCGCGGAGAGGCGGTACAATGCGTACATCCGGGACCTCCTCGTGTCCCATTATTTCTCGGTCTTCCTCCCTCAGGAGGCAGGCGACGACAGTGGCCACCGCGACGTGCACGGGATGCGAGAGATATTCTCGCGGTGCTGCGCCGAGATCGAGAGGAGCGACGTCCTCGTCGCGATCATCGACGGGGCGGACGCGGACTCGGGAACAGCGTGGGAGATGGGGTACGCCTGCGCGAGGGGAATCCCTGTCGTCGCACTGCGGACGGACTTCAGGAGGGCGGGGCCACATGAGCACGTGAACCTGATGCTTGAGGTCCCGTCGCGGGTCGTCAGGGACGAACGGGAACTGCTGCGGGTGCTGAGGGGGCCAAAAATGATTCAGGGGGAAGAGAAGACATGA
- a CDS encoding DUF367 family protein has product MIRILAFRDDSCDPRKCTVKRLERAGLATVVPRISRLPRNTLLLDPTAGKALSPADRDRRTLSVLDCSWEVIDGIGLSSFRYRRALPYLVAANPVNFGRPWKLSSVEAIAAALVILGEREQAETILKVIPWGPRFLELNAEPLALYAKARDSSEIIEIQSLFF; this is encoded by the coding sequence ATGATCCGGATCCTCGCGTTCCGGGACGACAGCTGCGATCCGCGGAAATGCACCGTAAAAAGGCTCGAACGGGCTGGCCTCGCCACGGTCGTCCCGAGGATCTCCCGCCTGCCGCGAAACACCCTCCTCCTCGACCCCACCGCCGGAAAGGCCCTCTCCCCCGCCGACAGGGACAGGAGGACCCTCTCTGTCCTCGACTGCTCGTGGGAGGTGATCGACGGCATCGGGCTCTCCTCGTTCCGGTACCGGAGGGCCCTCCCATACCTCGTCGCGGCAAATCCCGTCAACTTCGGCAGGCCGTGGAAGCTCTCCTCCGTCGAGGCCATCGCCGCGGCGCTCGTCATCCTCGGCGAGAGGGAGCAGGCAGAGACAATCCTCAAGGTCATCCCGTGGGGTCCCCGCTTCCTCGAGCTGAACGCTGAGCCCCTCGCGCTCTACGCGAAGGCGCGTGAC
- a CDS encoding LemA family protein, giving the protein MLLGALIPWIIALVAILVVVGIILYFVGIYNRFFSLKNASEATLGQIRVAMKKRLDMIEQLLGAVKSYAAFERETFEKVTAMRASVGTAGPGDLNQIERESRSLLGRLFAVAENYPDLKTNSTVMNLMEAVRGVEDEIARQRYTYNNISQQYNTLRDVIPSNIVARILGLQKLEYLEFEEAIQTPPRIAF; this is encoded by the coding sequence ATGCTACTCGGCGCTCTCATCCCATGGATCATCGCGCTCGTCGCAATCCTCGTCGTGGTGGGAATCATCCTCTACTTCGTCGGGATCTACAACAGGTTCTTCTCCCTGAAGAACGCCTCGGAGGCCACGCTCGGCCAGATACGCGTCGCGATGAAGAAACGTCTCGACATGATCGAGCAGCTCCTCGGCGCGGTTAAGAGCTACGCGGCGTTCGAGCGGGAGACATTCGAGAAGGTCACGGCGATGCGGGCGAGCGTCGGCACGGCCGGGCCGGGAGACCTCAACCAGATCGAGAGGGAGTCCCGGTCGCTCCTCGGGAGGCTCTTTGCCGTGGCCGAGAACTACCCCGACCTCAAGACGAACAGCACGGTCATGAACCTGATGGAGGCCGTGAGGGGCGTCGAGGACGAAATCGCGCGGCAGAGGTACACCTACAACAACATCTCCCAGCAGTACAACACCCTCCGCGACGTCATCCCGTCAAACATCGTCGCCCGCATCCTCGGCCTGCAGAAACTCGAGTACCTCGAGTTCGAGGAAGCGATCCAGACCCCCCCGAGGATCGCGTTCTAG